In the Topomyia yanbarensis strain Yona2022 chromosome 3, ASM3024719v1, whole genome shotgun sequence genome, one interval contains:
- the LOC131692753 gene encoding serine protease Hayan-like isoform X1, which yields MAVAKILILLSAIFLHGAICKENSIFQLRNVSFGNPSRYHALGLFNNDHPTRKRVAVRKCSSFNYLYPLKIFSTEQPFFCPAVFVSADSLLTSALCLKMLQQRDEHPSNHMFVILDQEDVFFYENGRRYVSKVFVHPKFEEEPAYYNVAVVKLRHAVRYDRDASGRSHLSCLWSESRLKNSNAVLGEWFELQPEQNPTFRWLDLPFVAQEECRTELSKAENPVAELNQGLKDYQICVRDNRNNTVIQFCEARSSGPLFMTLGSTVYLVGLPTVHIDDCGVEVEVFNQIHYFLDWIESVVWPGQE from the exons ATGGCTGTTGCTAAAATTTTGATCTTATTAAGTGCGATATTCTTACACGGTGCAATCTGCAAGGAAAATTCCATCTTCCAATTAAGGAACGTTAGTTTCGGTAATCCTTCACGATATCACGCGTTAGGACTCTTCAACAATGACCATCCTACTAGGAAAAGAGTTGCCGTTCGAA AGTGCTCATCGTTTAATTATCTTTATCCT ttgaaaatattttccaccGAGCAACCGTTTTTCTGTCCAGCCGTATTCGTTAGCGCTGATTCCTTGCTCACATCGGCACTATGTCTGAAAATGCTTCAGCAAAGAGACGAGCATCCTTCGAATCACATGTTTGTCATCCTTGACCAAGAAGATGTTTTCTTTTATGAAAACGGTCGGCGGTACGTAAGCAAAGTGTTTGTTCACCCAAAGTTCGAAGAGGAACCAGCCTATTACAATGTAGCCGTCGTTAAGTTACGACATGCAGT CAGATATGATCGCGACGCTTCTGGTCGCAGTCACCTATCCTGTCTGTGGTCCGAAAGTCGGCTGAAGAATTCAAACGCTGTCCTCGGTGAGTGGTTCGAGCTCCAACCGGAGCAGAATCCCACTTTCCGATGGCTTGATCTGCCATTCGTGGCCCAGGAAGAATGTCGCACCGAACTGTCGAAAGCTGAGAACCCTGTGGCAGAATTGAATCAGGGCTTAAAAGACTACCAAATATGTGTGCGAGATAACCGAAATAACACGGTGATTCAGTTCTGCGAAGCAAGATCTTCGGGACCGCTCTTTATGACGCTGGGGAGCACCGTTTATCTAGTAGGACTTCCAACGGTCCATATCGACGACTGTGGTGTAGAGGTAGAGGTCTTCAACCAGATTCATTACTTCCTCGACTGGATCGAATCGGTCGTTTGGCCCGGTCAAGAATAA
- the LOC131692753 gene encoding serine protease Hayan-like isoform X2, which produces MAVAKILILLSAIFLHGAICKENSIFQLRNVSFGNPSRYHALGLFNNDHPTRKRVAVRKCSSFNYLYPLKIFSTEQPFFCPAVFVSADSLLTSALCLKMLQQRDEHPSNHMFVILDQEDVFFYENGRRYVSKVFVHPKFEEEPAYYNVAVVKLRHAVYDRDASGRSHLSCLWSESRLKNSNAVLGEWFELQPEQNPTFRWLDLPFVAQEECRTELSKAENPVAELNQGLKDYQICVRDNRNNTVIQFCEARSSGPLFMTLGSTVYLVGLPTVHIDDCGVEVEVFNQIHYFLDWIESVVWPGQE; this is translated from the exons ATGGCTGTTGCTAAAATTTTGATCTTATTAAGTGCGATATTCTTACACGGTGCAATCTGCAAGGAAAATTCCATCTTCCAATTAAGGAACGTTAGTTTCGGTAATCCTTCACGATATCACGCGTTAGGACTCTTCAACAATGACCATCCTACTAGGAAAAGAGTTGCCGTTCGAA AGTGCTCATCGTTTAATTATCTTTATCCT ttgaaaatattttccaccGAGCAACCGTTTTTCTGTCCAGCCGTATTCGTTAGCGCTGATTCCTTGCTCACATCGGCACTATGTCTGAAAATGCTTCAGCAAAGAGACGAGCATCCTTCGAATCACATGTTTGTCATCCTTGACCAAGAAGATGTTTTCTTTTATGAAAACGGTCGGCGGTACGTAAGCAAAGTGTTTGTTCACCCAAAGTTCGAAGAGGAACCAGCCTATTACAATGTAGCCGTCGTTAAGTTACGACATGCAGT ATATGATCGCGACGCTTCTGGTCGCAGTCACCTATCCTGTCTGTGGTCCGAAAGTCGGCTGAAGAATTCAAACGCTGTCCTCGGTGAGTGGTTCGAGCTCCAACCGGAGCAGAATCCCACTTTCCGATGGCTTGATCTGCCATTCGTGGCCCAGGAAGAATGTCGCACCGAACTGTCGAAAGCTGAGAACCCTGTGGCAGAATTGAATCAGGGCTTAAAAGACTACCAAATATGTGTGCGAGATAACCGAAATAACACGGTGATTCAGTTCTGCGAAGCAAGATCTTCGGGACCGCTCTTTATGACGCTGGGGAGCACCGTTTATCTAGTAGGACTTCCAACGGTCCATATCGACGACTGTGGTGTAGAGGTAGAGGTCTTCAACCAGATTCATTACTTCCTCGACTGGATCGAATCGGTCGTTTGGCCCGGTCAAGAATAA